The following nucleotide sequence is from Mangifera indica cultivar Alphonso chromosome 1, CATAS_Mindica_2.1, whole genome shotgun sequence.
GTTTATTTGATTAATGCTATTTGTTATGTTTATTTGAATATATGGTCTTTGAAATTGCAGGGATATGCGGCTAGGGAGTTTGCGAAGCAGGGTGTTAATCCAGGAGAGCTGGCAATTATCTCAAAAGAAGCTGTATGCTTAATACTACTATTGTCCACTAGGCATTTATTCAATAatcttgagtttgaatttgatgaatatgATTGAAATCAGTTCCATATATGCCAGAtagtataatttgtttaatttttataattgtttggACAAGAGTTACTGTACTTTTAGTTATTGCAATGTTTGGAAATTTCTGTATACAAATGATTTGTCttcaataaaattgataaagatatTGAAACTTTATATTGAAAATGGATATGTTGATATTAAAAATCTTTGTAGTTAAGTTTTGGGCTTGGTGATTTGGCAGTAGATTACATTTATATGTTCAATCATTTTAATGAGTAAGTCTTAGTACTCCTCTTTTAATCTTTCATCTGTTATTatgtttatctttaattttaaattgggCTGTCTTTAAAGTTTATAATTGGTAATATAGTTTGGGCCAATTCATGCTCATGGTTTTCTCCTTGtgcagtttgaaaaattaatcagTACAGGCATATCTTTTCACAATAACACTGAtcctattttccttttctgttGAATTTATACTGATTGATGCTTTCTTTCTCTCATAGGTGGCTCCATATGAGCGTCCTGCACTTAGCAAGGCATATCTTTTCCCTGAGGGTAAGTCAAGTTACTTCTGTTTATTTATTACTAATGAACTGGACTGTGATTGAATTTGAGGTGCCACACCTTTAGCTTTGAGTCACAATTCTGTGGAGCTTAAACTTGGTGTCATATGCCATATTCTGTATCATTTGACAGCAAATACCTCTTTCTTTCAGGGACTGCTAGACTTCCCGGTTTCCATGTCTGTGTTGGAAGTGGAGGGGAGAGACTACTTCCTGAGTGGTACAAAGAAAAAGGTGATACCTGCTTTTCTAACTATCATGTCCTTCTTATTATCTAATTCATTTTGGACAGAGTTTCagctttttattaaataaaacgcTGATGCAGAAAGGACTTACACCTTTTGAATAAGTGGTTGATGAAGAATGTTTTTCTTTAACTTCCTCCACTAAATTAGATCCTAAGAtcttttatatgaatttaacTTGTCATATCAATTaaactctctttttctttctttctttttctagtaTCCAGATTGctcattatatatttaactgttctcatttcttatttttgtgattttggtAATTGCTTATGTAGTATGCTTCTCATGGTCTAATGCTTGCAGGAATTGAGTTGATCCTTAGCACAGAAATAGTCAAAGTGGATCTTTCTTGCAAGACTCTTGTTAGTGCAGCTGGGACAGTTTTCAagtatcaaattttaatcattGCAACTGGTTCCACAGTAAACACACTAACTAAGACATCTTTCAGATATAGCATTTCCCTCTGCCTTCTGTGAACATTTAAATGTGagcttccattttttatttccaGGTTATAAGGTTGACAGATTTTGGGGTGCAAGGAGCTGATGCAAAAAATATCTTCTACTTGAGAGAAATTGATGATGCTGATTTGCTTGTTGAAGCTATTAAAACAAAGAAGAATGGGAAGGCTGTGATTGTTGGAGGAGGATACATCGGCCTTGAGCTTAGTGCAGCTTTGCGAATCAACGATATTGATGTTAGCATGGTTTATCCTGAACCATGGTGCAGTAAGTGAAGATTTTACAATCTATGACCTCTTCTCTGTGTTGCTTAAATTTGGACATATAACTTTGAATATGTAATTGGATCATAATACTGACCTTGTTGTAGTGCCTCGCCTCTTCACTGCTGGTATTGCTGCTTTCTATGAGGGTTATTATGCTAATAAGGGAGTAAAAATTATCAAGGGAACTGTTGCAGTTGGATTTACAGCTGATGCTAATGGAGAGGTAAACAATCAATCTCGAGCATAACTGATGTTGTAATAATGCTGTTATTATGGGCTGAAATTCATCATGTCTACTAATTTCATCATTCAGGTGAAAGAAGTTAAACTAAAGGATGGCAGGGTTCTGGAAGCTGACATTGTTGTTGTTGGTGTTGGAGGTAGACCTCTCATATCATTAGTTAAGGGGCAACTTGAAGAGGAGAAAGGTGGAATTAAGGTTAGTGACTACAACTTACATTCTTGATTAAAGTCTCATTGTAACATTAGGAATacattatttttcttctgaCATGACATTCCAATTTCAGACTGATGCATTCTTCAAGACAAGTGTTCCTGATGTTTATGCTGTGGGAGATGTTGCTACTTTCCCATTGAAATTATTCAATGAGATTAGAAGAGTTGAACATGTTGACCATGCCCGCAAGTCCGCTGAGCAGGCTGTAAAGGTATGCAGAATTACATGTCACTGGTGCAATAAGAATTTCTGAACCTCCATTAATTATGAAGCCTTGAATATACTGATGGAATGGGAATGGTATGTTTGTGTATTTCAGGCAATCAAAGCAAGTGAGGAAGGGAAAACAATCGATGAATATGACTACCTTCCATTCTTCTATTCTCGTGCCTTTGATCTTTCATGGCAGTTCTATGGTGACAACGTGGGTGACACAGTGCTATTTGGGGACGGTGATCCAGCATCAGCAACCCACAAGTTTGGAACATACTGGATCAAAGATGGGAAGGTTGTTGGAGCTTTCCTTGAGAGTGGGACTCCAGAAGAAAACAAGGCAATTGCCAAAGTTGCTAGGATTCAGCCTTCAGTTGATGATTTGGATGTGCTGTCAAAGGAGGGTATTGCCTTTGCCAGCAAGATATGAGAATTATTGGGAGTGGCTATATTTTATGCGTCTGTGTTTAAGAACATTTGTAAGTTGCTTAATTCTGTTCAAGATGGATTGTGGTATTTTATTTGCTTTGCATTTAAACTTTTTGGTGCTTTTTTATTGCAAAGATGCtttcaagtttgattttgataattttttcgATATTTCTTATTTGCATCAAGATGATAATGTTATGTGtgtctattttttatatgtaaatatgtgcatatatagatgtgttattatgtaattagggtTTACCTTATCATTGACacatctatgtttatatatatttatgtatcaaaagtgtggaagacatatttttattgtatttcatcACTATATTTCTaaacaaaaccaacaaaaaGATTTACTAATATTAGGACTAAAAAGATCCCATGTAAAACCAaaggaaaaagaacaaaattacaAGTTTTTATATCCTATTTATACTAACTACCATCTCAAATTCTGGCCTTTCAGAGACGGTTCACCTGCCTTCAACTTGCATTATTATGAAACTAGCTTATAGACGATTATGAAActacattattaatatatgttagaACATCAAGCATGTGAAGTTGACtgtaaattatttgtatttcaCATTTTTCAATTCAAGCAGACTGTGCATTTCGGCTATATTTCTGAATAGTAATTATAATGCGTTCTCATGAATGACCCACAATACAATGAAAGGCTCATGACACCATCTCATTATAGAACTCGAGCAAGACAAAATCCAACATATTGTAAAATTGCAAATAACAATTTGACTtactaaaagtttatataagcTAAGAACTACATGAATCTGGAAAACAAAACTTCATCGTCCAAACAGAGCTCCAAATTGAGGAGGAAAATGATTTGTACAGGGTAACAGCTAAAGAACTCTCTAGTCAAAAAGACTGAAGCCCATATCctgcaacaaaaaaaataaaaagaaaattagataaTGTGGAAATAAAAACTAGAGAGAGTTATATATGGTGCGCACACATAAAATGCCATGGATTTAGATTATCAGGTACATGTGAAAGATGATACTTAGCTAGACAGAAGGGTAATGAACATGCTATCCTATTTAATTTCTTATGATTAGGCAAAAACCAGCTTAAATATTTGCATTTTGGAATATACTCAATggcacataaataaaaaattttgaaaacgagGATGCAAGTCACAGAGAATGTATGAACATTGAAGTGAAATTGGATATGAGAGCcatgaaattaaataatcaatcaaaataagCACTGAGCAAATCTCACATCATCTGACTCCTCCTTCTCCTCCACTTTCTCCTCTTTCTTTGACTCAGCAGAAGCTGGAGCAGCGGCAGCACCACTGGCAGATGCAGCCACTGCAACTGCAGCACCACCGCCAGAAGGCACTGAGGCCAATTTCTCCCGCCCAGATGCAATAAGCTCAGTTATATCTTTACCCTTGACTTCTGACAGAAGAAGTTCTATCCTATCATCATCGCATTCAGCTCCAACTATGCAGTAGCATAAAAAATTTCGATTCTTTAGCACTAATATAGCAACAAAATCCTTTCTATAGAATAAAAAAGCTCTAAAAATGTCATAAAACTAAACAACATGAATAGCCaccttataataattattaaaaaaccaTTCAAGATATAGAAAGTGAACATAAATCAGACATAATCTTATATCATCCGTGATAAAATCTGTAGCTCTCTTACTAGTATATAGTTCTGGGCGGGGTGCATCACAGCATATATTCCCCTGGCCAATTAAATTCCACCACATATtcctttatttcaaaattaagtaaTCCAGGTAGTAATTAGGTGAAGCAAAGCCA
It contains:
- the LOC123221941 gene encoding 60S acidic ribosomal protein P2-1-like gives rise to the protein MKVIAAYLLAVLGGKTTPSSDDIKDVLASVGAECDDDRIELLLSEVKGKDITELIASGREKLASVPSGGGAAVAVAASASGAAAAPASAESKKEEKVEEKEESDDDMGFSLFD
- the LOC123221933 gene encoding monodehydroascorbate reductase, seedling isozyme, with amino-acid sequence MAELLFKYVILGGGVAAGYAAREFAKQGVNPGELAIISKEAVAPYERPALSKAYLFPEGTARLPGFHVCVGSGGERLLPEWYKEKGIELILSTEIVKVDLSCKTLVSAAGTVFKYQILIIATGSTVIRLTDFGVQGADAKNIFYLREIDDADLLVEAIKTKKNGKAVIVGGGYIGLELSAALRINDIDVSMVYPEPWCMPRLFTAGIAAFYEGYYANKGVKIIKGTVAVGFTADANGEVKEVKLKDGRVLEADIVVVGVGGRPLISLVKGQLEEEKGGIKTDAFFKTSVPDVYAVGDVATFPLKLFNEIRRVEHVDHARKSAEQAVKAIKASEEGKTIDEYDYLPFFYSRAFDLSWQFYGDNVGDTVLFGDGDPASATHKFGTYWIKDGKVVGAFLESGTPEENKAIAKVARIQPSVDDLDVLSKEGIAFASKI